The DNA window TAGGACGGTGAAGTTCCGACGCCAATAATGTTCAATCCCTCGGGGTTGACTTCACCCACTACGGCGCAGATCTTGGTGGTACCCACATCAAGACCAACTATTATCTCATTACCGCGTGCCATGTTTTTCCTTTCCGTCCGTCAAGCACGGGCGTACATAGGCTTTCCGCCTATATCTGATATCGAGTTCCAGTTTTATGTCCCTTTCGGAATTGATCAGATTCCTCTGCATAATCCTCTTGGCGATTTTGATGCGCCTGTCAAAATCTTCAAAACCAAGGACAATCTGGATATTTTCGGTATCTATCAAAAACCCCCTTTCGGCACTATAATTCAAAGCATAAGATCCAGCAGGGAAGCGATTTTCTGCCACAGCCCTCAACAAAGAGGAAAGCCTTTGAAGAAACTCTGAACGCAGATAGCCGATCTTTCCCTGACCGATAACGACATCGTTGCACTGTTCCACTTTAACAACCCGGGAGCTCAAATAACACTCATTGCATTTATCGAAAACTGCGCCGAAATTGTCAATATAATAACATTCATTACAGCACAGTGTGACAAAGGGCTGGCGCTCAAGAACCTCAACGGATAGAACCTGCGGAAAATCCCATCTTACAAAGGCTTCCCGTATCCATGGATGATTTTCCAGCCGTTGCGCAAGGTCCGGCAGGGAGTACCACCATATCGAGGCTCCCTGAGGTATCCCAAGAGCATCGTATATTTCGGACCTGCTAAGGTGTTTGTTCCCCTTAATGTCTATGCGTTGAATGCGCCATGGCGATGCCGTGGATAAGGCGTTGTAAATCCTGATTCCCAGAAAGGAAGCTACGGAACATAGAGCCAGACATGTAATGACGAGAAAAAGGAAGCCCTTATTCTGATTCATTGTCCCTTACGATAATCGTATCTTTTTGCCATTTTTCGTCGTCCTTTTTGGGGTGATCCAGATTATAATGCAGTCCCCGACTTTCTTTTCGTTTCAGTGCACAGGACACGATGAGCTGGGCTACAAGAGACAGATTGCGTAATTCGAGGGCGTCCGTATTAAGGGGTATATTCGGCATGTGTTCTTCGATTTCTCTTCGTATCTGTGCGATGTGGTTTTGAGCCAGCTCCAGCCTCTTATCACGCCTTACGATTCCCACGTAATTCCACATAATTTTCCTGATAACATCCCAATTGTGGGCAATAAAGACCATTTCACTCTGGTTGGCTTCCAGGGCTGTCCGGAAGGGATTGTCCAGACTTTTTACATCGGGGAACTTTACTTTTTTCAAGGATTCGGCGTTGGCAGCAATATCCAGATAGGCCTGATGGGCGAAGACCACCGCTTCCAGCAAAGAATTACTTGCAAGGCGATTTGCGCCGTGTAGCCCTGTGCATGCACACTCACCGATAGCATAAGCTCGTTCTATGGAAGTTCTTCCGAAGCTGTCCGTTTGTATGCCGCCACACATGTAGTGAG is part of the Thermodesulforhabdus norvegica genome and encodes:
- a CDS encoding cell division protein FtsQ/DivIB: MNQNKGFLFLVITCLALCSVASFLGIRIYNALSTASPWRIQRIDIKGNKHLSRSEIYDALGIPQGASIWWYSLPDLAQRLENHPWIREAFVRWDFPQVLSVEVLERQPFVTLCCNECYYIDNFGAVFDKCNECYLSSRVVKVEQCNDVVIGQGKIGYLRSEFLQRLSSLLRAVAENRFPAGSYALNYSAERGFLIDTENIQIVLGFEDFDRRIKIAKRIMQRNLINSERDIKLELDIRYRRKAYVRPCLTDGKEKHGTR